The following are encoded in a window of Castanea sativa cultivar Marrone di Chiusa Pesio chromosome 5, ASM4071231v1 genomic DNA:
- the LOC142637448 gene encoding APO protein 1, chloroplastic isoform X1 gives MVLKLLPVSSALWDPSQKGVCLGIVEFKRPQLSALRSYTLGLKFGHEQLQKGRPIILGTFLCASQRPKKSPSFKIQEASSQNVDLPKRLPKNKKKPYPIPFEKIKQAARKDKKLAQMGIEKPLDPPKNGLLVPDLIPVAYEVVDAWKVLIKDLAQLLHIIPVYACSECSEVHVAQTGHHIQNCLGQTSASRRSFHSWVKGSINDVLVPIESYHLYDPFGRRIKHETRFEYDRIPAVVELCIQAGLDIPEYPSRRRTSPIRMIGKRVLDRGGYVEEPKPWRSANSYSLADFDTYGACGRFPPPTSSDVARIAQETVDAYEIVRLGVEKLMKKYTVKACGYCSEVHVGPWGHNAKLCGEFKHQWRDGKHGWQDATVDEVFPPNYVWHVQDPKGPPMTGALRRFYGKAPAVVEVCMQAGAQIPRKYVPMMRLDIVVPDSEEARLVA, from the exons ATGGTCTTGAAGCTGCTACCTGTATCATCTGCATTATGGGATCCATCTCAGAAGG GTGTTTGCCTGGGCATAGTGGAGTTCAAGAGACCACAATTATCAGCTTTAAGGTCATATACTCTTGGTTTGAAG TTTGGGCATGAACAGCTTCAGAAAGGTAGACCCATAATATTGGGCACCTTCCTTTGTGCCAGTCAAAGGCCCAAAAAATCTCCGTCATTCAAAATACAAGAAGCATCTTCACAGAATGTAGATCTTCCAAAGAGACTACccaagaacaagaagaaaccCTATCCCATTCCCTTTGAGAAGATCAAGCAGGCTGCAAGAAAAGACAAGAAACTTGCACAAATGGGCATAGAGAAACCCCTTGACCCTCCAAAGAATGGATTACTCGTTCCTGATCTGATCCCTGTTGCGTATGAAGTAGTAGATGCCTGGAAAGTTTTGATTAAAGACCTTGCACAGCTCTTGCACATTATTCCTGTGTATGCTTGCAG TGAATGCTCCGAAGTTCATGTGGCCCAGACTGGACACCACATTCAAAACTGCCTTGGTCAAACCAGTGCATCACGTCGAAGCTTCCACTCATGGGTCAAGGGCTCTATTAATGACGTGCTTGTTCCCATCGAGTCATACCATCTCTATGACCCTTTTGGTCGGCGTATTAAGCATGAGACTCGATTTGAATATGACAGAATTCCAGCTGTTGTTGAGCTATGCATCCAAGCTGGATTGGATATACCAGAGTACCCTTCACGACGAAGAACCTCACCCATTCGAATGATTGGGAAAAGAGTACTCGACCGAGGTGGATATGTTGAGGAGCCTAAGCCATGGCGCTCTGCAAATTCATATTCACTCGCTGATTTTGATACATATGGGGCATGTGGACGGTTTCCACCTCCGACATCATCAGATGTAGCAAGGATTGCGCAAGAGACAGTGGATGCATATGAAATTGTTAGATTGGGTGTGGAGAAGTTGATGAAGAAATACACTGTGAAGGCATGTGGGTATTGTTCAGAGGTTCATGTGGGTCCTTGGGGTCACAATGCTAAGCTGTGTGGGGAATTCAAGCACCAGTGGAGAGATGGGAAGCATGGTTGGCAGGATGCCACTGTGGATGAAGTTTTCCCTCCAAATTATGTTTGGCATGTTCAAGACCCAAAAGGGCCCCCGATGACGGGTGCACTCAGGAGATTTTATGGGAAGGCTCCTGCTGTGGTTGAAGTGTGCATGCAGGCTGGTGCTCAAATCCCTAGAAAATATGTACCCATGATGAGGCTTGACATTGTTGTCCCTGATAGTGAGGAGGCACGTTTGGTTGCCTAA
- the LOC142637448 gene encoding APO protein 1, chloroplastic isoform X2 translates to MGSISEGCLPGHSGVQETTIISFKVIYSWFEVLFLLQFGHEQLQKGRPIILGTFLCASQRPKKSPSFKIQEASSQNVDLPKRLPKNKKKPYPIPFEKIKQAARKDKKLAQMGIEKPLDPPKNGLLVPDLIPVAYEVVDAWKVLIKDLAQLLHIIPVYACSECSEVHVAQTGHHIQNCLGQTSASRRSFHSWVKGSINDVLVPIESYHLYDPFGRRIKHETRFEYDRIPAVVELCIQAGLDIPEYPSRRRTSPIRMIGKRVLDRGGYVEEPKPWRSANSYSLADFDTYGACGRFPPPTSSDVARIAQETVDAYEIVRLGVEKLMKKYTVKACGYCSEVHVGPWGHNAKLCGEFKHQWRDGKHGWQDATVDEVFPPNYVWHVQDPKGPPMTGALRRFYGKAPAVVEVCMQAGAQIPRKYVPMMRLDIVVPDSEEARLVA, encoded by the exons ATGGGATCCATCTCAGAAGG GTGTTTGCCTGGGCATAGTGGAGTTCAAGAGACCACAATTATCAGCTTTAAGGTCATATACTCTTGGTTTGAAG TTTTATTCTTATTGCAGTTTGGGCATGAACAGCTTCAGAAAGGTAGACCCATAATATTGGGCACCTTCCTTTGTGCCAGTCAAAGGCCCAAAAAATCTCCGTCATTCAAAATACAAGAAGCATCTTCACAGAATGTAGATCTTCCAAAGAGACTACccaagaacaagaagaaaccCTATCCCATTCCCTTTGAGAAGATCAAGCAGGCTGCAAGAAAAGACAAGAAACTTGCACAAATGGGCATAGAGAAACCCCTTGACCCTCCAAAGAATGGATTACTCGTTCCTGATCTGATCCCTGTTGCGTATGAAGTAGTAGATGCCTGGAAAGTTTTGATTAAAGACCTTGCACAGCTCTTGCACATTATTCCTGTGTATGCTTGCAG TGAATGCTCCGAAGTTCATGTGGCCCAGACTGGACACCACATTCAAAACTGCCTTGGTCAAACCAGTGCATCACGTCGAAGCTTCCACTCATGGGTCAAGGGCTCTATTAATGACGTGCTTGTTCCCATCGAGTCATACCATCTCTATGACCCTTTTGGTCGGCGTATTAAGCATGAGACTCGATTTGAATATGACAGAATTCCAGCTGTTGTTGAGCTATGCATCCAAGCTGGATTGGATATACCAGAGTACCCTTCACGACGAAGAACCTCACCCATTCGAATGATTGGGAAAAGAGTACTCGACCGAGGTGGATATGTTGAGGAGCCTAAGCCATGGCGCTCTGCAAATTCATATTCACTCGCTGATTTTGATACATATGGGGCATGTGGACGGTTTCCACCTCCGACATCATCAGATGTAGCAAGGATTGCGCAAGAGACAGTGGATGCATATGAAATTGTTAGATTGGGTGTGGAGAAGTTGATGAAGAAATACACTGTGAAGGCATGTGGGTATTGTTCAGAGGTTCATGTGGGTCCTTGGGGTCACAATGCTAAGCTGTGTGGGGAATTCAAGCACCAGTGGAGAGATGGGAAGCATGGTTGGCAGGATGCCACTGTGGATGAAGTTTTCCCTCCAAATTATGTTTGGCATGTTCAAGACCCAAAAGGGCCCCCGATGACGGGTGCACTCAGGAGATTTTATGGGAAGGCTCCTGCTGTGGTTGAAGTGTGCATGCAGGCTGGTGCTCAAATCCCTAGAAAATATGTACCCATGATGAGGCTTGACATTGTTGTCCCTGATAGTGAGGAGGCACGTTTGGTTGCCTAA
- the LOC142637448 gene encoding APO protein 1, chloroplastic isoform X3 yields MGSISEGCLPGHSGVQETTIISFKFGHEQLQKGRPIILGTFLCASQRPKKSPSFKIQEASSQNVDLPKRLPKNKKKPYPIPFEKIKQAARKDKKLAQMGIEKPLDPPKNGLLVPDLIPVAYEVVDAWKVLIKDLAQLLHIIPVYACSECSEVHVAQTGHHIQNCLGQTSASRRSFHSWVKGSINDVLVPIESYHLYDPFGRRIKHETRFEYDRIPAVVELCIQAGLDIPEYPSRRRTSPIRMIGKRVLDRGGYVEEPKPWRSANSYSLADFDTYGACGRFPPPTSSDVARIAQETVDAYEIVRLGVEKLMKKYTVKACGYCSEVHVGPWGHNAKLCGEFKHQWRDGKHGWQDATVDEVFPPNYVWHVQDPKGPPMTGALRRFYGKAPAVVEVCMQAGAQIPRKYVPMMRLDIVVPDSEEARLVA; encoded by the exons ATGGGATCCATCTCAGAAGG GTGTTTGCCTGGGCATAGTGGAGTTCAAGAGACCACAATTATCAGCTTTAAG TTTGGGCATGAACAGCTTCAGAAAGGTAGACCCATAATATTGGGCACCTTCCTTTGTGCCAGTCAAAGGCCCAAAAAATCTCCGTCATTCAAAATACAAGAAGCATCTTCACAGAATGTAGATCTTCCAAAGAGACTACccaagaacaagaagaaaccCTATCCCATTCCCTTTGAGAAGATCAAGCAGGCTGCAAGAAAAGACAAGAAACTTGCACAAATGGGCATAGAGAAACCCCTTGACCCTCCAAAGAATGGATTACTCGTTCCTGATCTGATCCCTGTTGCGTATGAAGTAGTAGATGCCTGGAAAGTTTTGATTAAAGACCTTGCACAGCTCTTGCACATTATTCCTGTGTATGCTTGCAG TGAATGCTCCGAAGTTCATGTGGCCCAGACTGGACACCACATTCAAAACTGCCTTGGTCAAACCAGTGCATCACGTCGAAGCTTCCACTCATGGGTCAAGGGCTCTATTAATGACGTGCTTGTTCCCATCGAGTCATACCATCTCTATGACCCTTTTGGTCGGCGTATTAAGCATGAGACTCGATTTGAATATGACAGAATTCCAGCTGTTGTTGAGCTATGCATCCAAGCTGGATTGGATATACCAGAGTACCCTTCACGACGAAGAACCTCACCCATTCGAATGATTGGGAAAAGAGTACTCGACCGAGGTGGATATGTTGAGGAGCCTAAGCCATGGCGCTCTGCAAATTCATATTCACTCGCTGATTTTGATACATATGGGGCATGTGGACGGTTTCCACCTCCGACATCATCAGATGTAGCAAGGATTGCGCAAGAGACAGTGGATGCATATGAAATTGTTAGATTGGGTGTGGAGAAGTTGATGAAGAAATACACTGTGAAGGCATGTGGGTATTGTTCAGAGGTTCATGTGGGTCCTTGGGGTCACAATGCTAAGCTGTGTGGGGAATTCAAGCACCAGTGGAGAGATGGGAAGCATGGTTGGCAGGATGCCACTGTGGATGAAGTTTTCCCTCCAAATTATGTTTGGCATGTTCAAGACCCAAAAGGGCCCCCGATGACGGGTGCACTCAGGAGATTTTATGGGAAGGCTCCTGCTGTGGTTGAAGTGTGCATGCAGGCTGGTGCTCAAATCCCTAGAAAATATGTACCCATGATGAGGCTTGACATTGTTGTCCCTGATAGTGAGGAGGCACGTTTGGTTGCCTAA
- the LOC142636829 gene encoding cell wall / vacuolar inhibitor of fructosidase 2-like, with translation MSVLTYSSICLSLFLATSFFIHPSNATTTTTIQPSDLVNKVCNQTSNYTFCVESLYANPKTPNANRQELAYIIYVSAYLNATSTQEHIAKLLNKNANTSQRPLLLRCARDYTKAVSKLAVAYGDLDSETYNSLAIYSRTASAAADDCQAAFKGTHSPLTTRNEDLKGLCEICVFVSKLFVTS, from the coding sequence atgagtGTGCTCACATATTCCTCTATCTGTCTCTCCTTGTTTTTGGCTACCTCCTTCTTTATCCATCCTTCCAatgctactactactactactatccAGCCATCCGATCTTGTGAACAAAGTATGTAACCAAACCTCCAATTACACCTTCTGTGTTGAGTCTCTATATGCCAATCCAAAAACCCCAAATGCTAATCGCCAGGAGCTAGCCTACATCATATATGTCTCAGCATATCTCAATGCCACCAGTACTCAAGAGCACATAGCTAAGCTGCTTAATAAGAATGCCAACACAAGCCAAAGGCCACTTCTCCTAAGGTGTGCTAGAGATTACACCAAGGCTGTTTCAAAGCTCGCAGTGGCTTACGGAGACTTGGATTCTGAGACATACAACTCTTTGGCTATCTATTCACGTACTGCATCTGCTGCTGCTGATGACTGTCAGGCCGCTTTTAAGGGAACTCATTCTCCACTCACCACCAGGAATGAGGATTTGAAAGGTCTTTGTGAAATTTGTGTTTTCGTCTCTAAACTATTTGTCACCTCTTAG